The Campylobacter suis genome includes the window AAGTTCATTTGAAAATTTAAGTGCATTATTAACACTATCTTTTGCTATATATTCTACTATGTCATTAAGTTGTTTTAAGAAGATTTTATTGGGTTTTATAATCATATATTAGCGCCATATTTTCTAAGGATATTATTAGTGCTTTCTTTAAGCTCTTTAAGGCTTATATACTCAAGCTCTCCCTTATCATCAGCGTCTGATATATCTTGTAGTAGCATAGCATCGGCTTTGCTTATGGTGCTAATGTCATCTTCATAAGTCATGGTTGCTTTAGGATCTAGTGACAGTATATGCCTTATGGCTTCAATCAGGCTTTTATTTGTAGTTTGTATGCTAATGGTTGCCATTTTATATCCTTTTTTATTTGGTATTATAGCATAGTTTTGAAAATGGGGTTGAAGGGGCAAAGAATAATATATCTAAAAGCCAGACATCATAAATATCTGGCTTTAGTTAAAGCTTATTGCATATTAAAAATTAGCATGAAAGCTTAGCCAAAATGTCCTGCCTGGTGCATTTACGATAAAAGGATCAAGTGCTCCCACATTGCTGGCGCTAAGAAATTCGGTATATTTTTTATCAAAGAGATTGTTGATACCAAGTCTTACACCAAAATTTTTCTTAAACTCTATCCCGCTATAAATATCCAAAGTCGTAAAGCCCTTTGCTGCCTCTTTTTTATCTATACCAAAACTAGTCATTTTATCCCAATCGCCACGAGTTTGTTTTGCTACATATCGAAGCGCTGTGCCGATATTATAACTACCAAATGAAGCATTATCTGTATAGTCAAAATTTACATTTACCTCAAAAGGCCTGATTTGATAAAGCGGTCTATCATCGGTAGTATTTTGTCCGTATGCGTAGTAAAATACCCCTTTTAGACCAAAATTATTAGCAAAAGTATAGTTTGAATAAAACTTAGCTGTATAAATTTTAGCATCCACATTTCTTGTAATGGTTGCATTTTGATTTATGCCGGCATTTCCTTTATGCAAACGATCGTATATATTAAGATCATCTACTCTATCAGCTATAAACTGCCCTCCAAAGGCATAGCCGTTTGAGCTTAAATACCTTGTATATCCATCGCTTTTGTGATCAAATCCCAAATTTATGCGGTTATGTCTTTCAGGTTTTAAAAGAGCATTTGCTATAAGTCCAGCATTAGCATTAGCAGCTGAGCCATAAAGTGTGTCAAATCTATCGGCATTACCGCCTATCCTATATAAACTCTCAAAAGCCGCGTAGTATTTACTGTTTGAGTTTGGAGTAAAATCATATCTAAGACTACCGCTTAGCCCACTCTTATTTGATCTACCATCAAAATCATATCCATAAATAGATTTTAACAGCCTTCTTACGCTATTTATATTAGCCGCACCAGAGTAGGTCTCATCTATGCCCTTTAGTTCTGTCCTTAGCCAGTCATAATTTAGCCCAAGGCTAAGTTTATGAAACTCATCAAATTTATAGCTTAATGTATCAAAAACTCTATATCTGTGGTTTAAGATATCTGCGAATCTATATCCAGTCTGAGTTACTATACCATTTCTATTAACATATCTTTTTGCGTCCTGATTATCATGGATATAACCTATGCCAAAAGTATTGTGAAACTTATCCAAATCCACATCATATTTAGCATTTATATCAAAAATTTTTCGATTTGCATACAAGCGAGTATCGATTGGAGAATTTCTTAGCTTGCCACTACTGCTAATTCTGTCAACCTGTGTATATTTAAACTCTAAATTTAAGGTATTTGATAGATCTTTTTCACCTAGTCTTACATCAAATTTGGCTATATTAAACTCAGTTTCTATATCATCTGCCACATGTTGCGGGGCTTTATTATCACGCATTAGATCATGTATGTAACTAAATTTATACTCACTTAACTCATCAGGGGTAAAACCAAGAACTAAATTCTGACCATTACGCTTATAGCCAAAATTTATCCTCTCGCCGTCCCCATCTTTATAGGTATTTCCTTTTGAGATATGGGCATTAATCATAGTGTAAAATTTATCTGTCTTATATTTAAATAAACCCGAGCCAAAAAATCCTTGCCGTAAAAACCACTGGATATATGAAACGACTTGCTTGAATTGTCTATTTTATTTGTAACGAAAAAATAGTCATTTCTTGGCGTTAGATCATACAAATGCAGAGGAAATCTACTTTGTATGCTGTTTATAATGTATTGGTTTGTGTGGTCCAAAACTTTTTATCTAGGTTATTATGTCAGGGTTTGCACCATTTGCAAACAAACTTGTCGCACAAAGTGCAAGTAGGCTAAAATTTATCATTTTCATAAAATCACCTCTTTGTAATAAATTTAATGCACCCAAGTATCGCTTAAATACTTGGGTGAAAATGTATGATTATTTACTAAATGCTTGGTCTAGTCTGATAGG containing:
- a CDS encoding TonB-dependent receptor domain-containing protein: MINAHISKGNTYKDGDGERINFGYKRNGQNLVLGFTPDELSEYKFSYIHDLMRDNKAPQHVADDIETEFNIAKFDVRLGEKDLSNTLNLEFKYTQVDRISSSGKLRNSPIDTRLYANRKIFDINAKYDVDLDKFHNTFGIGYIHDNQDAKRYVNRNGIVTQTGYRFADILNHRYRVFDTLSYKFDEFHKLSLGLNYDWLRTELKGIDETYSGAANINSVRRLLKSIYGYDFDGRSNKSGLSGSLRYDFTPNSNSKYYAAFESLYRIGGNADRFDTLYGSAANANAGLIANALLKPERHNRINLGFDHKSDGYTRYLSSNGYAFGGQFIADRVDDLNIYDRLHKGNAGINQNATITRNVDAKIYTAKFYSNYTFANNFGLKGVFYYAYGQNTTDDRPLYQIRPFEVNVNFDYTDNASFGSYNIGTALRYVAKQTRGDWDKMTSFGIDKKEAAKGFTTLDIYSGIEFKKNFGVRLGINNLFDKKYTEFLSASNVGALDPFIVNAPGRTFWLSFHANF